The following nucleotide sequence is from Trifolium pratense cultivar HEN17-A07 linkage group LG2, ARS_RC_1.1, whole genome shotgun sequence.
ttttttttaacataaatttacataatagacacagacaggcgcggaacgcgccctGTGTGGCCGCTAGttattaatagttaatagtattttttttatgaaacatattgtttatgtttctatttctatattcctaattttatgcatattcatcttattgtttctataattttttttaccgactattttattcttttaatagATTATTGGGTTTATCGTATTAATatgttttgttgttatttttatgagtataagTTGTTCTATTTTGTTTCAATCTATAGTCtcttttgtttctatttttaagcatataattttttttttgtatttatcttataaaacttgcaacgtggttaaaagtaatgaggataaattaataactttggtggcaatcgattttaatatattagtaatagatatttatgtgtatatattcaagttttatatatattatatttatttatattttgacacAATATGTGtatacattttatttatgtCATGTTTATTATTGTCACATGACTCACAATaatgtcttaatttttttttttaaattagtttgattaaaaatttgatatattttttaacgTTAATGGATCCACGCAGTATTTGGGATTTacaaaaatagaaatgaaaaaGAATATTCTCCAAAGcgaaaattaaaatagaaatgaGGACTATTTTCAATAGTCGAAAAGAGAATGAAAAATATTCAACTCCTGCCCTGGTGTTAGGATAGTAACTAATTATTGGGATTTTTTTGGGGTCAACTAAATAATAGGTAGTAACTAAAAATTGTTAGTTGTGGATTGTGTGATGTGTATTGGGCATAGTTAGTACTCTTACCGACCTTatttataaggaaaaattactttttagatttattgaaaaattaatatatgtaaCATGTATTTAAGctaaatacattaattgttcaatgaatctaaaaagtaacttttgCTAATAAATAAGGCCGGAGGGATTATATGCTAGCCCAAGTCCATAATGTTTGTACAAGTATATAAATAagtgaatttttctcttcttccttTATATTTCTTCCACCATcgaaatttcaattttgtcctacaaatagtttttggaaaacgtttttcaaaagtcatatttatttatttatttatttttgaaacaaagaaGTCATATTTATTTTTCGAAATAGACTTAATTGTTTtcagatttatttttttcattcacattCCAATTTCGGATtctatttttcaaaaagttaACTCTTTCGAAAAACATTTTtcgaaaattcaaatattttgaaatacAAAATCCGAAAttgttttggaaaatattttccaaagtGATTTTGGAAACCATTTTCGAGATCATATTATATGTAATTAGAACCGCAAATATATTATTCTAACATGATTTTTCATCAGTCTCAATCATTTTTTACCCCTGTTATTAACACTAATCAATATCCAAACATAATCCAAAATATAAACATCTCACAACGACCccttttttcctatttttaaattttatttattttacataatatcaaataaaaaaaattacaaataagtTAAAGTTTTTGGCATGTTACAGCTGGATACATATGAAGCTCCAGTGCCTTCTTTTTCCGTgtcttctttgttgtttttctatATGAAATGTCATTCTAAAATTGTTGAGATCCTTATTAAGCCAACCACCGATTTTGTAGGTTTTCCTGTCACTATCAAACCAAAAGCaacaagattaaaaaaaaattaagaaaattaaaacagattttttttcttacagatttcagaaaagaagaaaataaaaacagacTATTGCAACATTTGATTATTAACATTACAGCTAACTTGCCATCCCAacattctatttttcttttcttttttgcttaattttaataaattcatcTCATGATCACTCCTTCAAATTTCATCTCTACAATTTCAAAAGAGAGACATAATATAAAGTTATAATTTAATGTTTTGAGAGCCTCTCCAGGAGGAGGCATTGTTGATTAATAATCTCCTGgatcaaaaaattatacaattcAATTATGTCTCAAGATTGTGGATTATAAGGTGTTTAATTGTTTAAACCCTTGTCAACATTTTATTCCAAAGGATTTGGTGGGATTAATTCATATTTGCCTCACCCTTGTCTTGATTAGCTTAGGAAGAATTTATTTGACTTTGTAACAATTCATTTTACAAAGAATTTGTAACATTATACATAGAAAAAAATGGGAGACATTTCACCGGAGAGAAAATCGGGTTGTGGATTGATGACAACGGTATTCGGAAGACATAGTCAACGGTCGAAAAAAGCATCCTCTACAGGATCTTCTCCCATACCACGTAGTAGAAGTGCCTCTAAAGAGGTAGTTTACGTCGATCCACCTTCACGCAACGTAGCTTCTCGTTCTGTTTCCAATTCTTCTTGttcatcaaataataataataatccacaGAGAAGAAACTCCAACGAAACGACAATGCCACGTGGCAtgtcaaaaaattcaaattcatcaaCTACACAGGGGTATGTTAACCAAGGTAGGAGGGTGCCAAAAGAAGTTGTTGGAATTTCAGGTGAGTTAGATACCATGATCAATGATCACCAAAAATCTAACTCGAAAGGGAGTACTTTTGTTCGCGCTTCTTCTGGCAATGTTATGTTATATGGACATTTAGGTAATCTTAGACAAGGAGCTAAAGATAATAGTTATTCAAATGCAATGGATAATTATAACCAATACTTTGAAAATGCAAATTCAAATGTTGGAGGAAACACAAAGAATGTGTCGAGTATTAATAAAGAGACACATTCCTCGACGAAGTTGAAGGGAGAAAATACGGGTGGTGGTTCACTTTGTAGGGCTATATCAACTAGAATGGATCCAGAACAGTTGAAGATAATGGGGAACGAGGATTATAAGAATGGAAGATTTGCGGAGGCATTATCTTTGTATGATGCAGCTATTGCAATTGATCCTAAAAAGGCTGCTTATAGAAGTAACAGAAGTGCTGCTTTAACTGCTCTTGGTAGGCTTCTTGAAGCTGTGTTTGAATGTAGGGAAGCTATTCAAATTGATCCTCATTATCATCGAGCTCATCATCGTTTAGGAAGTTTGCATTTTAGGTAGGTTATGCATATGAAATAAAGCAACATTAATTCAACACTTCTATTCGATCTTGTTATCGGATACATATATCTTTTTGCTTATGTTTATGAGCGGAGGGAGTGACTGTCTGACTGATAGCGTGCGTTTCTTACTTTTTATTACAGATTAGGAGAAACAGATAAGGCCCTTTATCATTATAAACAAGCAGGGCCAGAGGCTGATCCTGATGAAGTTGCTAAAGTGAAGATTCTTCAAGCTCATTTAAATAAGTGCACCGAGGCTCAAAGGGTAGGAGATTGGAACAAACTCGTGGTCGAGACCTCCAACACTATATCAGCTGGTGCAGATTCTGCTCCACAGGTACTAATCAATTATTAATTGACCTATATATCATATCATCTCGTCGACTATTTTAGTTTATGGTTTTGAATTGTGGTTCCACCTGCAATTTCATTATGCTACAAACCTTTATATTGCAGTAAAATGTGGCTGCAATATATTGTGGCCACAATAACAATTGCGGGccacaatttaaaactattaccctaatctctctctctctctctctctctctctctcatacaCACACACCTAATGTTTCTATTGATCTATCACACACACATACATGTAATGTTTTTCTTGATTATGTCACTGGTTTTGGTTTTTAAGATATTTGCATTGCAAGCCGAAGCCCTGATAAAACTCCGTAGGCATCAAGATGCGGACAACGTAATGTCAAAATGTCCTAATTTTGATGTTGACGATTGTACCAAGTTCTTTGGACCAATTGGTAATGCAAATTTGTTAGCAACACGAGCTCAAGTTGATCTAGCTGCTGGCAGGTAATTAGTCCTTGTTTAGTTTCTGGTCTACCAATAATTTCAGAAAATAATGTAACTTGGAGAAATGACAATCATTGAACATTGTGTTATCAGATTTGATGATGCTTTGGAGGCAGCACATAAAGCAACTAGGCTAGACACTAACAACAAGTTAGCAAACAAGGTATTGGGAAAGGCTCGAGCCGTGACAGGTGCAAGATGTAGAGGAAACGAGCTTTTCAAGGCGTCGAAATTCTCTGAGGCTTGTAATGCATATGGAGAAGGGCTTCAGCATGATCCATATAACTCAGTTTTACTATGCAATCGAGCCGCTTGTAGATCAAAACTTGGTCAATTGGAGAAAGCAATTGAAGATTGCACCGCTGCTCTTAACTTACGCCCATCTTACACCAAAGCAAGGTTGAGAAGAGCTGATTGTAATGCTAAGGTGATCCGtcaaccttttttttatttctttatataCTATACTTGATGCAATTTAGGCgaatatattatatacaagTTTCATAACATACGATTAATATTTAACTTGTTGGGATATATATATCTGCTAATAAGATTTGTGTGATGTCGATATATTGTGAAATTGATTATAGTTGGAAAGATGGGAAGCTTCAATAGGAGACTATGAAATCTTGTTAAAAGAGACACCAGAAGACGAGGAAGTCAGCCGCGCATTGTCGGAGGCTCGGGTCCAAATTAAGAAACAACGAGGCGGATAAATGACATAGTTAGAGGGGATCAAAGATCAATGAAGATACCAAAGGAATAAACATCTGCAAGTGTGAGTTTACCACATGCTTTGTTTCATGTCGAGAAAAGAGCGTTTTTTGTGTGCATCGGCAATTAAAGAATATTACACATCACAAGATCAATCCTTTGGAAAAGAAAAGTGAAATTGCAGTGTTTAGAgccaaaaaatgaaattcacttCAGAATTCAGAACATTTCAGATATAAACACAGCACTGTTTGTTTTGAAGCTAACGGaactaaaatttaaagttaCAAGTTAGTTAGTAATGTATAGTACTCTCTTTggttttcttgtttcttttgtAAGAAACTACACAACACTTTTTATGATGGATTTGTATATTAGTCTACTAGTATTGCCACTAATTAAACCTTCATATacatcaaaatcaattatcaatacagtaaaaaaacaaaagataaacaaacacaaacaagACAACTAAGAAGGGAAAGGTTAAACAAAAGAAAGCAAGACAACGAAAAGGAGATAGAAACGAACCTGGATTGCCTGCGGTCACTGACTGCACGCGATCACACATATATTAAGACTGCAGTTTTCCCAAGTCACCAAAGGTCATGAAATCAAATTCATTGCTgacaaaaacttattaaaccaAAATGAAGCAACCCCTTGTTAAGGCCTTGTGGTCCTTGATTTGAACAGCTCCATAATAGGTCCCATTTTATGATATTGTGTGTGAAATGATTGTATAAAATTACAAACATGTTTATCCTATATTGCATGAcataaaagatataaaactaCTACCATATATTAAAAGTAATGTTCCATAAACTAATAGTCTAATACATAAAACTTGCAGACACTAAAAACAAATGGATGGATCCATTTTGTCAAGCATCTCAAAATCACTAAGAGCCACTCATTTTATTCTAACTTAAACTCATTTCACAATTCATTATACATATTAATCTAcaatataatttcaattttttaaaagtatatactATGaacttttaattttgaaatcaatAATTCAATAATTACTCTATAAAATCAAAGAGAACTGAACATTTTTATTTCTGAAACTCAGTCCAAGTACAGTTTTTCAATGCATCATTTTACATAAAAAGACAAACTCAAAACTACAAAACTCCTCCACAAATCCAAGTTTTTATTCAATGACAATACAACATACAAAGGTTCTAGACAAAGAACCCGATAGCCAATTCTACTTTGCGACTTAAATAAGACCGCAAAGTAAATTACAAAGCATACCAAAGTCAAAAGGTACTCTCAGATATAATATCCTTATGGAAATTTAATGCACTGCAGAGCGCAAAATAGAGAAATTTGAGTCAGGCCCAGTCCCAAACTCAGATCTGACAGCATCAACAATCTTTAATTCGGGACGGGCCTGACCCAAATTATACTGACAGTCATTCCTAATAGCCGTAAGCTCGTAAGGTGACGTGTCGGTAGCAAGCCACTGTTCCACGGTAAATTCATGCTGAGCACAAGGAGTGTGGACCCCAGTGGAAGTAACCTCCACATAATTACAGTACCAACCGTGATGAGAACCCGATCCGTCTGAAGTCAAATTCAGATTACAAATGGGTCCATCTAAACAAGGACCTCTGCCACTGAATATGTCAAGGTTGCCCCGTTCGAAGTAGTTATAACCCGAACCCATTAACCCGCCCCATGCTTCAAGATTCTTGATTAAAATTCCGTAACCGTTTGCGTTGTATAATGTGAGTGTCATGATTGAGTCCGTTCCTGCTTTGATGATCGACCCGGTTCTAACGTACACCGTGTACACACAATCCTCATCctatgttaaaatatttatattattattatgtttagtaaaaattatatttaaccaTCAGTTAATTaacaacataaacataaatgattagtgatgatgatgatgatagtatAAAGAGAAAGTCTTACCGATTTGACGGTTGCGGTGAAGCAAAATGAGAGGAGAAAGAGGAGAGGGAGGAGATGAGTTGGGTTTGCCATGAGATTGAGATAGAGATGAAGTTGGGGAAATTGATGAAGTTGATAAATAGAGGACTGACATGTGGTTTCTTTGCTCCATGATTTGAGCGGGCTCCATACCTGGACccttttatgattttttaagaGATATTTGTGTGTGAAATGATTATTGTATTGTGTAGAATGTAGATGTAGATTAACAAATtagatggtttctctcccaaacccccctcaattcttttctacccctaaattttcgtttttgttcCTGGgatactgcggtttatacgaaccgaaataagctgacattctgataaatttcggtaaccacttaccgaaatctgggacatttcggttcgcaggtaccgaaacaattatttcggtaaacttctaccgaaaatggcctaattccagcgaccaacgtaccgaaatctaggacatttcggttcgcagatcCCAAACAAGCTGACGTTCAttttttgtgtaccgaaaacgctaatgttcggtttgcagttactgaaatggtctaatatttggcttcggtgaatacgaaccgaagttttttggcaaaaatgtttcaaaccgcaaggggcaaacttggatttttggggggtagaaaagaattgaggggggttgggagagaaaccatcaacaaattatattttagattgaTTGAacaattaatgtatctgatttatttttatttatttttattaattttttttttggtagagaatgTATCTGATTTATCATacaaactaaatatattacAGTAGTTGTTTAATTaacttaaaaaatgatttattgaCATGAAGGACCGAAAGAGTATTTGATTATTACAACCATGTTGGTCCGTTTGTATCACTTATTAAGGTTTtggaagaagttaaattagctcATCCAAATTGGCACTAAAGAGAATGAAATCTGAGAGCTTAAGAAGGAGCACACACCCAAGTCCCAAAccaataccaccagaccaacccaaggGTTGCTGTGATTGGTCAACATACCATATAAGAATTGTGACACCGATGTCCACTGAAATCACAGTCAtacaaaaaaatagagaaagaaaaatgttgAAGATAATTGATGTTTAATGGTTGAGATTGAAAACTTAAGGATGTCTGGTGAAATTTCTATTAGAGAGGATCCATTTTCGAAAATTGTATAAGATAGGTTACCAACATGACAATGATAAATAACATGGCACTAGTAAATAACATTAGGATACCAACAATCTGTTGATATTTGTGACCATCATTTCtgatacgatcatgagttccctaaacatgtggaaggaaacttataaaaaaaatgcacaaaaaaatatttggtgaagatgcttgagcccaacttgaagcccaattcaTATGATAAGAAGCATCCTTGGGTTGATTtatggtctaataatattggactaagtagaaaacaattaagtccaatttttatttttattgtaattttcgtttttggtattaggagggtttttagatgacctttagttaCTCCCTAGGCTATCTAaatgcttcctagtggtgcactaagtgattatagtggctagtgggaatttataagcatgttagtgagaattttctaagtcctatggtgaatgtatggtagtggacaataaatcatactatgtaaggatatgctataaatatgactatcatgtacttttcagacaacttggaatataatctaatttgagagtttctcttgcgagaactttttctttgttcttgtgataagaacattgtattgttcttgagataagaactttatagtgttggttctaccggcaggtcgcggttagggtcgcactttctttgataactttggttctaccggcaggtcccggttagggtcaagttcttcttttccttgataactttggttctaccagtaggtcgcggttagggtcgagttcctcttttacctgttttcaagacgatcctaagcaatcgcttatcagttggtatcagagcttcggctCTTGAAATCAGGTTTGATCATCTATCATCTTttttatcttgttaaaaaaaaagatttgaaaaaaaatggagaaagaAATGCATGTCTCCATGAAACAGTTGGAGAAGTTAATACTTCGAGAATTTCAAAAAGttcatgaaaagtttgatcgcGTAGAAaggaattatagaaaaaattataaaaaaagagacaaagaaaagaagagagaagatAGAAGGATGAAAAGTGaggaacaaacaaaaaaaaacatattgcaaatttgatgtattttggggtaacttccaaaataaagatattggtagagagaaaagaaaacaagagagCAAGGAAAAACTTGAAAGTGAAGTGAAGGGAgaagagattattgaaaaagaaattgagaacatTTTTGTGACGATAGAAAATGTCACCATTCCTTAAgagtgagaaagaaaaagaagagattattgaaaaagaaattgatagcgGTTTTGTGGCTACCGAAAATGTCATCATTCCATCTAATAATGTTTCTTTTACTTCTTGTACTCTAGAGTCTTTATCTCAAGGAGAAGTTAttgaagaaaatagaaatttcaattttgagagaagtaaagaaaaggaagtaAAGAACATAGAAAATTGTGAGAGAGAAGATAATGATGTTATAGAAGTggaggagaaagaaaatattgagagaaaagaagaaaagaaaaatgaatgtaaaGCGAAGGAAatttatgagagaaaaataaacgAGAATGTTGAAAAAGATGACAACTTTGAgaagattgaagaaaaaaaattcaacttgcaaaaagaaagggaatatccaaaagagagaatttttgttactaatcctttagttatttatgcaggtttggaTTTGAGGACAAATCCTCTTGAAGAGGGAGACAAtgatacgatcatgagttccctaaacatgtggaaggaaaccTATAAAATAAatgcacaaaaaaatatttggatgaagatgattgagcccaacttgaagcccaattcaTATGATAAGAAACATCATTGGGTTGATttgtggtctaataatattggactaagtagaaaacaattaagtccaatttttatttttattgtaattttcatttttggtattaggagggtttttagatgacctttagttgctccctaggctATCTAaatgcttcctagtggtgcactaagtcattatagtggctagtgagaatttataagcatgttagtgggaattttctaagccctatggtgaatgtatggtagtggacaataaatcctactatatAATGATATGTTATAAATATgactatcatgtacttttcagacaacttggaatataatctaatttgagagtttctcttgtgagaactttttctttgttcttgtgataagaacattgttcttgagataagaactttatagtgttggttctaccggcaggtcgcggttagggtcgcactttctttgataactttggttctaccggcaggtcgcggttagggtcaagttcctcttttccttgataactttggttctatcggcaggtcgcggttagagTCAAGTTCATCTTTTACCTattttcaagacgatcctagTCGctgatgaaagtacaaaagcaagtattttcgttatatcgtatccacagggactagtgtgatatcaaacGTTGATGAgcaatttccatgattttaagtgcgtgtttttgtaagatttgttttgaaaacataaaagtGCGATT
It contains:
- the LOC123909925 gene encoding TPR repeat-containing thioredoxin TTL1-like; the protein is MGDISPERKSGCGLMTTVFGRHSQRSKKASSTGSSPIPRSRSASKEVVYVDPPSRNVASRSVSNSSCSSNNNNNPQRRNSNETTMPRGMSKNSNSSTTQGYVNQGRRVPKEVVGISGELDTMINDHQKSNSKGSTFVRASSGNVMLYGHLGNLRQGAKDNSYSNAMDNYNQYFENANSNVGGNTKNVSSINKETHSSTKLKGENTGGGSLCRAISTRMDPEQLKIMGNEDYKNGRFAEALSLYDAAIAIDPKKAAYRSNRSAALTALGRLLEAVFECREAIQIDPHYHRAHHRLGSLHFRLGETDKALYHYKQAGPEADPDEVAKVKILQAHLNKCTEAQRVGDWNKLVVETSNTISAGADSAPQIFALQAEALIKLRRHQDADNVMSKCPNFDVDDCTKFFGPIGNANLLATRAQVDLAAGRFDDALEAAHKATRLDTNNKLANKVLGKARAVTGARCRGNELFKASKFSEACNAYGEGLQHDPYNSVLLCNRAACRSKLGQLEKAIEDCTAALNLRPSYTKARLRRADCNAKLERWEASIGDYEILLKETPEDEEVSRALSEARVQIKKQRGG
- the LOC123909924 gene encoding PLAT domain-containing protein 3-like encodes the protein MANPTHLLPLLFLLSFCFTATVKSDEDCVYTVYVRTGSIIKAGTDSIMTLTLYNANGYGILIKNLEAWGGLMGSGYNYFERGNLDIFSGRGPCLDGPICNLNLTSDGSGSHHGWYCNYVEVTSTGVHTPCAQHEFTVEQWLATDTSPYELTAIRNDCQYNLGQARPELKIVDAVRSEFGTGPDSNFSILRSAVH